A single genomic interval of Methanobrevibacter thaueri harbors:
- a CDS encoding DUF3800 domain-containing protein gives MTRAASVDIKHANSIHYNGLQMADIIAWSIFQSVERNNSEFIDLIQNKSIKRVYEE, from the coding sequence ATGACTCGTGCTGCTTCTGTTGATATTAAACATGCTAATTCAATTCATTACAATGGTTTGCAAATGGCTGATATAATAGCATGGTCTATTTTTCAAAGTGTGGAACGAAACAATAGTGAATTCATTGATTTAATTCAGAATAAAAGTATAAAAAGAGTATATGAAGAATGA
- a CDS encoding tetratricopeptide repeat protein, with product MTFSNIPDELHYEKEAGKVRFTFNGLSTSWMSLDDPFIKRIDEDNLNSEFLGQHITKEIEIKNTLDEAFSHLASEKYPRAIDDFDEVLYYDPDYAEALMGKSHALYCQRHFVKSLRYYKRAIKADESLEDWDYYKLLLEKSHEERDSFPKLKLNIYAGDELFAKGEFEKAVESYDRALANPSKFKDKILSKLLNKKASALVQLERYGDALKCFEKSGNDFSYFGQGYCEYKLDLPVNDRFRGYLDIDKKFQLQQAIILNELGFRDESKEICDYLSENHFKRDELYFALKELEDFFN from the coding sequence ATGACTTTCTCAAACATTCCCGATGAATTGCATTATGAAAAGGAAGCAGGCAAGGTCAGGTTCACCTTCAACGGATTGTCAACCAGCTGGATGAGTTTAGATGACCCTTTCATCAAAAGGATTGATGAGGACAATCTCAACAGTGAATTTTTAGGACAGCATATCACCAAGGAAATTGAAATCAAGAACACTCTGGATGAGGCCTTCAGCCATTTGGCGAGCGAAAAGTATCCAAGAGCCATTGATGATTTTGATGAGGTTCTATATTACGATCCAGATTATGCTGAGGCATTGATGGGCAAGTCCCATGCGCTTTACTGCCAAAGGCACTTCGTCAAGTCACTGAGATATTATAAAAGGGCCATTAAGGCCGATGAAAGCCTTGAAGATTGGGATTATTACAAGCTTCTTTTGGAAAAGTCCCATGAGGAGAGGGACAGTTTCCCAAAACTGAAGCTGAACATCTATGCGGGCGACGAGCTCTTCGCCAAGGGAGAGTTTGAAAAGGCGGTTGAGTCATATGACAGGGCACTGGCCAACCCATCAAAGTTCAAGGACAAGATTCTCTCCAAGCTCCTGAACAAGAAGGCATCCGCACTTGTGCAGCTTGAAAGATACGGTGATGCACTGAAATGCTTTGAAAAATCAGGAAATGATTTCTCCTATTTTGGCCAGGGGTATTGCGAATACAAACTCGATTTGCCTGTAAATGACAGATTCAGAGGATATCTTGACATTGACAAGAAATTCCAGCTGCAGCAGGCCATCATACTGAATGAACTTGGATTTAGGGACGAATCCAAGGAGATATGCGATTACCTTTCCGAAAACCATTTCAAAAGAGATGAGCTATACTTCGCTCTGAAGGAATTAGAAGATTTTTTTAACTGA
- a CDS encoding ATP-dependent DNA helicase: protein MRESSVFTFLKSKYGNLYDLCMVMEKLIVLRKYHLAIATSKVILDLFNKQTQQELELTIDVFNDTSLSLNEMDMKSVHKILFTSIYDDYFEAIEEYLQVDYEYDFTFLGHNPKITNDDIYLIVDNLEVNSIAPHLIGLVGDDMITVEDLNSDDKQKVLDLMCENLDCFIKNHILTLRLFDTEGNPLARKLNFEAVRKANRCVVREIPPEVELDEYQREAVEYTDKPLVINAGPGAGKTRVIIERVCYLLDEGADPESVLVITFTNKAADELRERFKKDTKLDLNTINKMRISTIHSFCRSILREFSDIPYNLLKRESERNLFFNKHKHELGFKGPAYLRNYESGQVLKKYDEYALFEVDSEALVEYLESKYRPSDEYLKYIEEFYSTHPETQHPSKKEIKRLDFRCDEYKARYLQIARSYNDWIDLMEREHICDQNYLLIKALEILSDEDNLKRIPYRNVLIDEFQDTDAVQMQIFEILKGVSDTYTVVGDADQSIYSFRAANPKFFNDYAGSDEFENKILVNNYRSTSEIVDFNEKYIRQKRSAPKDLKTVNEPKMPVYMLENNSPEEEYRGIAYIIRNLMSSGKISKYSDVCVLFRSHKDKKEILEEFRKENIPYYLKGIDDLIYQDEVKAVLTLIWYILPFNPTNIAYYGDGGQWINLSSFTDRYYEASKVFKLSPKTMDILNDIETTYHANVVSIKGNYEAIDKSSNPNSIMSVVRDYSDDVLDEIFKRVGSIDISSYSREELREIGISDEHDLDFFEDLNELKSSLKEVRMTSLQIYYELLKITGYSDEVLSRKDFDAKKAALNLALISEIISDYENIMGKYDLNGLFNYLYRSLKYYSCPINEEEDNSQKVHIMTVHKAKGLEYPVVITASIKDRSFPLTFSSQRRDHFFNNSPVYPTPNRFLKYKVSEEKEAEEFNREEERVVYVANTRAEELLILSVVLPRAGIFIPKVLKDYEDDLVTIEPTDVIDMKKVTSHMVRDTNLFNQIEFEDVLEDYLFCPLKYNLESNLKFKNPKNINKFIDSKLRVIINRLHNDRFMTDWDSESIEYLVSEVIRSYSFASGERDIRELFNNFAEYWKEYGRNFDVVETAFKVSLEVLGYDINGVIDLIVRDGDGVSLVHFIRTRDNMRNYHSFYMELLGYYALALKDRMDVEVENLILYVLDEAKLYEIEFRESDFIENYLEGVVESISRNDYARHPVNCGECEFYGLTCQLERDSQ, encoded by the coding sequence ATGAGAGAGAGTAGTGTTTTTACTTTTCTGAAAAGTAAATATGGTAATCTGTATGACCTGTGCATGGTCATGGAAAAGTTGATTGTGCTTCGAAAGTACCACTTAGCCATCGCCACATCCAAGGTCATACTGGATTTGTTCAACAAGCAGACACAACAGGAGTTGGAGCTGACTATCGATGTGTTTAATGACACCTCTTTATCATTAAATGAAATGGATATGAAAAGCGTCCATAAAATATTGTTCACATCTATCTATGACGATTACTTTGAGGCAATTGAGGAATATTTGCAGGTTGACTACGAGTATGACTTCACCTTCCTCGGCCATAATCCGAAAATAACAAATGACGACATCTACCTGATAGTCGACAACCTTGAGGTCAACTCAATAGCGCCCCACCTGATAGGTCTTGTGGGTGATGACATGATAACTGTTGAAGACCTCAATAGTGATGACAAGCAGAAGGTACTTGACCTCATGTGTGAAAATCTCGACTGCTTCATAAAGAATCACATTCTGACACTGAGACTCTTCGACACCGAAGGCAACCCATTGGCACGCAAGCTGAATTTCGAGGCGGTCAGGAAGGCAAACCGATGTGTCGTGCGTGAAATCCCACCTGAAGTCGAGCTTGACGAATATCAAAGGGAGGCTGTCGAGTACACAGACAAGCCCCTGGTGATAAATGCAGGTCCCGGAGCCGGAAAGACACGGGTAATCATCGAAAGGGTGTGCTATCTTCTTGATGAGGGTGCCGATCCCGAATCCGTGCTGGTAATCACATTCACAAACAAGGCGGCAGATGAGTTGCGCGAGCGTTTCAAGAAGGACACAAAGCTTGACTTGAACACGATAAACAAGATGAGAATAAGCACAATCCATAGTTTCTGCCGCTCAATACTCAGGGAATTTTCAGACATTCCATATAACCTGCTCAAAAGGGAATCCGAGCGCAATCTGTTCTTCAACAAGCACAAGCATGAGCTTGGCTTCAAGGGCCCCGCATACCTGAGAAACTACGAGTCAGGACAGGTTCTTAAAAAGTATGATGAATATGCGCTTTTCGAGGTCGACTCTGAAGCTTTGGTGGAATATTTGGAATCAAAGTACAGGCCATCCGATGAATACCTCAAATACATTGAGGAATTCTACAGCACACATCCTGAAACACAACACCCTTCAAAAAAGGAAATCAAGCGATTGGACTTCAGATGCGATGAGTACAAGGCACGCTACCTTCAGATTGCAAGGTCCTACAATGACTGGATTGACCTTATGGAAAGGGAACACATCTGCGACCAGAACTACCTTCTAATCAAGGCATTGGAGATACTCTCCGATGAGGACAATCTGAAGAGGATTCCATACAGGAATGTACTGATTGACGAGTTTCAGGACACTGATGCGGTGCAGATGCAGATTTTTGAAATCCTGAAAGGGGTGTCCGACACATACACCGTTGTAGGCGACGCCGACCAGAGCATATACTCCTTCAGGGCCGCAAACCCTAAATTCTTCAACGATTATGCCGGAAGCGATGAGTTCGAAAACAAGATTCTAGTCAACAATTACCGCTCAACATCCGAGATAGTTGATTTCAATGAGAAATACATCAGGCAAAAGCGGTCAGCGCCTAAGGACCTGAAGACGGTGAATGAGCCAAAGATGCCAGTCTATATGCTTGAGAACAACAGTCCCGAAGAGGAATACCGTGGAATAGCCTATATTATCAGGAACCTGATGTCATCAGGAAAGATTTCAAAGTACAGTGATGTCTGCGTCCTCTTCAGAAGCCATAAGGACAAGAAGGAAATTCTTGAAGAGTTTAGAAAGGAAAATATACCATATTATCTCAAGGGAATCGATGATTTGATATACCAGGATGAGGTGAAGGCCGTGCTGACTCTGATTTGGTACATACTGCCTTTCAACCCAACTAACATTGCATATTATGGTGATGGAGGCCAATGGATAAACCTCTCCTCATTCACCGACAGGTATTATGAGGCAAGCAAGGTATTCAAGCTCTCCCCAAAGACAATGGACATATTGAACGACATAGAAACCACATATCATGCCAATGTCGTCAGCATCAAGGGAAACTATGAGGCCATCGACAAGTCATCCAATCCGAATTCGATAATGAGCGTTGTGAGGGACTACTCCGATGATGTCCTTGACGAGATATTCAAAAGGGTCGGAAGCATTGACATCAGCTCATACAGCCGTGAGGAGCTGAGGGAAATAGGAATATCCGATGAGCATGACCTTGACTTCTTTGAGGATTTAAACGAGCTCAAATCATCCCTAAAAGAGGTTAGAATGACCTCCCTGCAGATATACTATGAGCTTTTAAAGATTACAGGATATTCTGATGAGGTGCTCTCCAGAAAGGATTTCGATGCCAAAAAGGCCGCATTGAACCTTGCACTGATATCCGAGATAATATCCGACTATGAAAACATAATGGGCAAGTACGACCTCAACGGTCTTTTCAATTACCTCTACCGCTCACTCAAGTACTACTCCTGTCCGATCAATGAGGAGGAGGACAACTCACAGAAGGTCCACATAATGACTGTCCACAAGGCAAAGGGACTTGAATATCCCGTTGTCATCACCGCATCAATCAAGGACCGCAGCTTCCCGCTGACATTTTCGTCACAGAGAAGGGATCATTTCTTCAACAACTCTCCCGTCTATCCGACACCGAACAGGTTCCTCAAGTACAAGGTCAGCGAGGAGAAGGAGGCGGAAGAGTTCAACCGTGAGGAGGAAAGGGTCGTCTATGTTGCAAACACACGTGCCGAGGAACTGCTTATACTTTCCGTTGTTCTTCCAAGGGCAGGAATATTCATTCCAAAGGTCCTGAAGGACTATGAGGATGACCTGGTAACTATAGAGCCGACCGATGTCATTGACATGAAGAAGGTGACCTCCCATATGGTGAGGGACACAAACCTCTTCAACCAGATAGAGTTTGAGGATGTCCTTGAGGACTATCTCTTCTGTCCTCTCAAGTATAACCTTGAAAGCAACCTCAAGTTCAAGAACCCCAAAAACATCAACAAGTTCATCGACTCAAAGCTAAGGGTAATAATAAACAGGCTTCACAATGACAGGTTCATGACCGATTGGGACAGCGAAAGCATAGAATACCTTGTTTCGGAAGTGATAAGGTCATATTCCTTCGCATCCGGTGAGAGGGATATCAGGGAGCTCTTCAACAATTTCGCCGAATACTGGAAGGAATACGGACGCAACTTCGATGTTGTGGAAACCGCATTCAAGGTAAGCCTTGAGGTGTTGGGCTATGACATAAATGGCGTGATAGACCTTATTGTCCGTGACGGCGACGGTGTGAGTTTGGTTCACTTCATACGCACAAGGGACAACATGAGAAACTACCATTCGTTCTACATGGAGCTTTTGGGATATTATGCCCTTGCGCTCAAGGACAGGATGGACGTTGAGGTCGAAAACCTGATATTGTATGTCCTCGATGAGGCGAAGCTCTATGAGATCGAATTCCGGGAAAGCGATTTCATTGAGAATTATCTTGAAGGGGTGGTTGAAAGCATCTCCAGAAACGATTATGCAAGACATCCCGTCAACTGCGGGGAGTGTGAGTTTTACGGACTGACCTGTCAGCTTGAGAGGGATTCACAATAA